The following is a genomic window from Marinobacter sp. NP-4(2019).
GTCGTAAATACTGCCAAGCTTCTCCTGGAAAACAATCGGCTTGAGCTGCTCGACGCGATCCTCCAGCCGGGTCTTGCGGTCGGTCTCGTAGAAGAAGGCGGCATCCGCCAGGCGAGGGCGGATCACTTTTTCGTTACCGGAGATGACCTGACCTGGTTCCTTGCTTTCCAGGTTGGCCACGGTGATGAACAGGGGCAGGATCTCGCCATCGGCGGCCACCACGTGGAAGTACTTCTGGTGTTCTTTCATTGAGGAAATCAGGGCTTCCGCTGGCACCTCCAGGAAGCGCTCATCAAACCGGCCAATCAGTGGTACCGGCCACTCGTTCAGGGCGGTAACCTCGTCCAGCAGCTCTTCATCGATCACTGCCTTACCGTCGGCCTCTTTCTCGGCCAGGGCAGTGACACCGGAACGGATCTGTTCCCGGCGCTCGGCGAAATCGGCGATTACGTAGCCTTCCTGCTTCAGCACCACCTCGTAGTCGCCCGGTGTCGGCACGATCAGGGACTTCGGGCAGTGGAAACGGTGGCCGCGGGTCTTGTTGCCCGGGGTCAGTCCCATGATCGGCGTATCAATTACCTTGTTGCCGAACAGCATGATGGCCCAGTGTACCGGACGGACAAATTCGGTGCGGTAGGCTCCCCAGCGCATGCGCTTGGGAATGGGCAATCCGGCCAGGGACTGCTCCACCAGTTCCGGCATCAATTCGACGGTGGGGCGACCCTTCTCGACGGTGCGGTAGACCACCCAGGCGCCCTTGTCGGTTTCCAGGGTATCCAGCTGATCCGGCGTCACGCCCAGCGAGGTGGCGAAACCGGTCAGCGCCCGGGTCGGGTTGCCAGCGTCGTCAAAGGCGGCTTTCACCGCCGGGCCGCGCTTTTCCACGGACTTGTCTGGCTGGGCATCGGCCAGATCACGGACGCGCACGGCGAGGCGACGCGGCGCGGCAAAACTCTCGACCTTGCCAAAAGCAATACCGGCGTCTTCCAGACCCCTTGCAATGCCGGCGGTAAAAGCGTCAGAAAGCGGTTTGAGGGCCTTGGGGGGCAGCTCTTCGGTGCCCAGTTCGACCAGAAAATCCTGTGTTGCCATGATTATGCGTTCCCCTGTTCCTGCTGTGCTTTCTTACCTTTTTTGCCTTTGCCACTGGCCTTTTCATCGGCGGCTTCGGCCGCAGCCAGCACTTCCTTGCGCAGCGCGTCTGGCGCCAGCGGGAAGCCGAGCTTGCGGCGGCTGTCAAAGTAGGCCTGGGCCACGGCGCGGGCGAGGGTGCGAACGCGCAGGATGAAGCGCTGACGCTCGGTCACGGAAATGGCGTGACGGGCATCCAGCAGGTTGAAGGTGTGAGAGGCTTTCAGCACCTGCTCGTAGGCAGGCAGCGCCAGGCCGGCTTCAATCAGCCGCGCGCTTTCACGCTCATGGACATCGAAACTGTGGAACAGGAACTCGGTGTCGGCGTGTTCGAAGTTGTAAGTGGACATCTCCACTTCCTGCTGGTGGAACACGTCGCCGTAGGTGACCACACCATCCGGGCCTTCGGTCCACACCAGGTCGTAGACACTGTCGACGCCCTGCAGGTACATGGCGATGCGCTCCAGACCGTAGGTCAGCTCGCCGGTGACCGGGTAGCATTCCAGGCCGCCGACCTGCTGGAAGTAGGTAAACTGGGTCACTTCCATGCCGTTGAGCCAGATCTCCCAGCCCAGGCCCCAGGCGCCCAGGGTCGGTGATTCCCAGTTGTCTTCCACAAAACGGATGTCGTGAAC
Proteins encoded in this region:
- the glyS gene encoding glycine--tRNA ligase subunit beta: MATQDFLVELGTEELPPKALKPLSDAFTAGIARGLEDAGIAFGKVESFAAPRRLAVRVRDLADAQPDKSVEKRGPAVKAAFDDAGNPTRALTGFATSLGVTPDQLDTLETDKGAWVVYRTVEKGRPTVELMPELVEQSLAGLPIPKRMRWGAYRTEFVRPVHWAIMLFGNKVIDTPIMGLTPGNKTRGHRFHCPKSLIVPTPGDYEVVLKQEGYVIADFAERREQIRSGVTALAEKEADGKAVIDEELLDEVTALNEWPVPLIGRFDERFLEVPAEALISSMKEHQKYFHVVAADGEILPLFITVANLESKEPGQVISGNEKVIRPRLADAAFFYETDRKTRLEDRVEQLKPIVFQEKLGSIYDKSVRVAALAKKIAGAIGSDPALAERAAMLAKTDLVTEMVLEFTDLQGIMGQYYAANDGEHEDVARALNEQYMPRFAGDDLPTTLTGCAVAIADRLDSLVGLFGINQPPSGTRDPFALRRASLGVLRIIIERELPLDLQTCCQWAEENFTVLTEQNTASTVVDYMLERFRAHYEEQGIGAEVYLAVHARRPTQPLDFDRRVKAVEAFRQLPEALALAGANKRVSNILTKQGGDAIAETVDKNLLQDQAEQALAEQISQQAAKVLPLFEQGNYAEALSSLASLREPVDNFFDEVMVMADDDAIRNNRLAMLNQLRNLFLRVADISLLPTAS
- the glyQ gene encoding glycine--tRNA ligase subunit alpha; amino-acid sequence: MTDKATSHNTPDVKTFQGLILALQNFWAQHGCVVLQPLDMEVGAGTFHPATFLRSIGPETWNAAYVQPSRRPTDGRYGENPNRLQHYYQFQVVLKPSPDNIQELYLDSLKALGLDPLVHDIRFVEDNWESPTLGAWGLGWEIWLNGMEVTQFTYFQQVGGLECYPVTGELTYGLERIAMYLQGVDSVYDLVWTEGPDGVVTYGDVFHQQEVEMSTYNFEHADTEFLFHSFDVHERESARLIEAGLALPAYEQVLKASHTFNLLDARHAISVTERQRFILRVRTLARAVAQAYFDSRRKLGFPLAPDALRKEVLAAAEAADEKASGKGKKGKKAQQEQGNA